Sequence from the Miscanthus floridulus cultivar M001 chromosome 16, ASM1932011v1, whole genome shotgun sequence genome:
CACAGCAACCTTTGCAAAGTCCTGCAATATATAATCAACAGTTGCAACCACCTTTGCCCCAAATGTCTAGGCCACTATCTATGCAATCCTTTGCTCATCAGATGCATCCACAAGTACCAAATTCATTTGGGTTGACTCATGCAAATGCTCCGCAGCACATGTTACAACAACCGATGTTTCATGTAAGATTCTATGCTGAATCCATATGATCCTGATAACTAGATACCATGCTCATACTGATAGATGATGTTTGGAATTTCACAGCCAGGTGCGAATCCTCAAACTAATTTCCTTCCTGGCCAACCACCATTGCCTAGCCAGCCACCACCACAGCAGCTGTATCAGGTACAATTTGTTGTCTTCTGAAATATATCATTATGTTGCATTGGAGTTGCTGCATTTACCTTTCCAAAGAAGTTAATATGAGTATCTTCCCAATTGCATTTGTGTTTGATGAAGATTCAAGATTGTTAGGAAAAGTTACATTTAGGAAGTGCAATAAAGTGATTACATTCTTTATTGTTATCATCACAAGAGTTCTTGGTTTAGAAGAACCATGGCCAAGTTTCATGTTGGGTCCGAAGTTCTAACATATTTGTCTAGTTATATGTGCTGACCATTTTTAAATTCTCAGTATTTAGTAGCATATGCTCGAAATGTtgttcagatttttttttttacctaatCAAATTGGCATCCATTTTGACCTGTAGAGCGCTTCTTGTTATGAAAATGGGCTACATATTTTCTTAGCTAGGTTCTACTGACGTTTCCTTGTTCTAAGTATCATCTGGCTTTTCTTCCCTGATTATTGGTGCATATAAAGTTCAAGTTTTGCCATTGTTCTTAGGCCCATGGCACTACTCTATTCCTAAGGAAATAAATACAACAAACTTAAACTGTACAATCTCAACTTTTATACGATTGGTCCTTTTCATGTTTTGACAACTTCCAATCATGATAATGCACCATAGTTCTTGTGCATGAAAAATACCACAAGTACATGAAAAATTCTTTAAAAAAAACTAGCAAATTTCACAAAACACAGGTACTTTTgcttcttgtactcatctagaTGCAAAACGAAGATAAGCTCTCTTGGCTTCTCCTCATTAATGAATGGAACTTGTGATGTACTGATATTGACGGTAGAAGCCTTAGTAAAATAAAGATGGACGgggatttccttttccatttaaAGTTGGTTGACCTGATTGTTTCTCTTGGGTGATCTCAATTTGATCACATGTTCTGCATTAAGAAAAAGGGCAAGGGTTGGATTCTTGGCGAGCATAGTGTTGATAGAAAGGCATGAGCAGGTTTTACTAGAATGTAGCTAAGTATCAAAACATTAACATTGCAAACTTGTATGTGATGATGAAGAATGGTGATGAAAGCACCAGTATAATGTCAAGGTCTCAAGGTGCAGGGGGAGGGCCAAATAACAGAAGAACTGTAGTTTTGCCCCCCTGTGTTGCACCGAGATAGGTGAAGGAGCAAAAACTATGGTTTTGTGTCATATACTCATAAGCTGTTGTGTTGCAATGTCACCTGTACATGTGTCTCTGTGTTGCTCAAATAAATCTGGTTGTCTGCTTCCCATCTTTCTGAAGGAATGTACATACACACTTGTCAATTCTTCAATGCTTGTGAAATAAATGTTCTTCCAGTCTCCTTTTCATTGTCCTAAGAAATAAAGGTTCTGAAACAAATGCTAGATTGCTAGATATCTGTTTACTTTCTTGGTTGTTTAGTCACCACTATAGTATCATCTAAGATGTTTAGAAATTTTGTGGCTGGTATATAGAACTGAGATCACTGTTCTTGGAAGATGTCAACCATTTGTGCACACATATCTCCCCGAACATGGCGTTTCATGTTTTCTTTCAAAAAAGGGAAAAGGAGAAAAGTTCAACAAGCTTCAATTACATATGGTCCAAATGAAGCACATGCAACTTATTGCAAAGATAGTCTTGCTGTTGTACTCTGAGTAGTTCAGTCTTTCATGTGATTTGGTGACCATGGCTCAGTGCATAACCCTTGTAATCTATCTGCTCAGCAGGCTAGTTCACACTATAATACACAAAGTACGACTCCAATGGGAGTTGATAGGTCAGCTCCCTGGGGACGGCCCCCAGAAGCTCCCATTTCTGGCTCTCATTTCCCTGGACAATTACCTGGGTTGCCCGGACAAATGGCCCAAGGAATTGGTGGTATCCAGGCAGGCCAAGCACCTGTAAGTGTCTTCTGTTAGTATTTGGGAACAACAATTGTCTGTATTTCCTCGTTAAAAAAGCAATTGTCTGTATTACCATTACCTTCCTATGTTTTCTCCTGTTAGTGTACTTAACTCTGGTTATATTGCTCGGGCAGCTGACACCTGAGATGGAAAAGATGCTAGTCCAGCAAGTCCTGGGCATGCTAGTCCAGCGAGTCCTGGGCATGTCCGCTGAGCTGATCTTGAGTTGACTGGGTAGAAAAGTTTCAGTTCACTGCAGCAGAGATCCCGACTGTGGGTGCCTGTTCGTTTTAGCCTTTTGTATCACCTGATTGACATCCCGACTAGCCTGCAGCCTATCTTGGAGATGCGATCGTAGAATGCTAGCCATTGTCGTCATTTATAGAAATGCTTGGGCAATGTGTTTTCCTATCGACTCACAGAACGGCATGTTTTGGTCCTGTTCCGCCGCTTCAATTTCAAGTCGTGTTAAACACTTacgatcccccccccccccccccccccctagctCCGTACCAACTACTCCGATGCACGGAGACGAACCTTGGTAAACTGATTGTTGAATTACCGAAAGAACGCAATTCTAGGTCTGATTTAAACCATCTTAAATTCAGAGTTAATATTTATGACTCTGAATAAGTATATTATTAAATCACTTCTCCTATATTTTAGGAAGTTTAATTTTGTTATTGTCTAGACAACCGTTAATTCTGttagagcatctccgagagtttCTAAAACCCACTCCCAATCAAGATTTTTTTAGCAAGATTAAAAAAAAATGTTCTCCAACAACTCCCTATAAAAAAAACTCCCAATCTTTATGCACTTAGAAAAAATCGATCTAACCGTGcggaaatatacacatgcatatTGACGTGGCATAATCTGGAGTTGGAAGGATATGGAAAGGATAAAGAGTAGGACAGAGTTATTAATGTAAATATTCAAGAAAGAAAATACAAAAGTTGTTGTGgtaatttagaaatagtttatgattttgtcttctatattttaggagcgaGCTTTTGGAAATTGTTCGAGGAACCCAACAAATATGCTCCTAATTTTTTTAGCCACTTCTAAAACTCATTAATCTATCAACTATTTTTCTTGagtactattggagatgctcttattatTTGACTATAGAGAAAAATGTAAATTATCTCTTGTGAGTCGTCCTTTTAACTATACTAGTTGGTTGTTTATGATCTGTGCTAGTTAGTTGTTTAAGACCATCGTCTGAAAATTTAGGCACACAAAATATATAGCAAATCTTTATTCAAATATATTTCATTTATGTTGATACTTATTATGATAAATATTGatgtatttttaatataaactagtaATTTTGTTGTTGCTACAAGTTAAGAAAAAATCCATGTAAGATACTTCATACCCTTCTATCCCGACGAGATGTTTCTTTATTTATTACTATTGGTCTCTCGATAGCGGTCATAACTACTTTTTGTATCCCAAAATATTTGTTGTTTTAGGATTTTTAGAATAAATTAGTGGTCAATGTAAATTGCCTTGTACTTATTCTTATCGAAGGTGATCCATGTTGATTAAGGATTAAGACGCTAAAAGAAATACATAGAGGCAGGCCACAACTCCAAGTTGATATAGCCCAACTTAGTGTCCAATAGCTAAAACATCAATTTTTGTAGGACGGATGGAGTATatttactaatatctttgttactCTTTTGGATATTGTCTTCTTTTAGCTAATCTTAGTGTCCATGTTTGTGTTATGATCGCTATTCTAGGGGTCGTTTGGATGGTTTGCCTAGCCTGGCCTCGCTCGTGGCGCAAGAAACGAGGAGCTCGCCCCCGATCGGCACTGTGGCATTGCTGGCACGAAAACCGAAACAGCTAGCAAAGCAACCAAACACATTCACTGCCCTACTATCCTCACTCGGCAAGGCTGGACCTGCTCCGGCAAAAGAACCAAACGCGCCCTTAAAATGCGAACAAACCTAAGATGGCTGCTTTAGCACTATGTTAGATGATTAGTTAGTTAATTAATTAATATACAAGGACTTTCGATATAGGACTCGTTCGGCCGGTATGctatttggcttgttcggcttctttttcagctagaataatatttttctctcacaatatttcagccagaacagtatttttcagccagtttcagccaagtttcagaacAGCGAACGGACCCTAGAGTGACATGAACTATTGGGTTTCGAAGAAATCCTGTCTTTCTTCCTTACTAGCTAAAAGACTATTGTATGCATCTACAGCAACGTTCAATTATTGTAAGTAGCTACAGCGTTTTCTTCTTTTATATGTAGGCATTTCTACAATGCCCTTATTTTTTTCCGGGCTGCTTTACCCACGAAGGATTTTTCTGCTCTTTAAGgagtttttatttatttatttaggttGTTATAAGAATAGCAGTGTCGGGGGAATGTGTTTACTCGTTCTGCTTTCGGTCGTCTATTCGTTTATTAGTTTAGTCATCAGAGACCGACTGCAATTGCAAGCTTCAAAGCCTTCTTCATTAAGCAATACACGGTTAGATTATCCAGGCAGGAACCAGCTGTGACAAGTGGCCagtgggtcccacgcgtcagcccCCACAAATCACCCATCAGCCCAGCCACGCGGGCACACACTCTCAgcgtgttttgttttgttttgtctcGTCGACCGAGAGACCGACCCGGCCGTCGTCCTCCGTCCTCCCTGGCGGGCCTGGCCGCCTTCCTCCCCGTCTCGGGCGTCTCGCCCTTTTCCTCTACAGCTTCCTCTGCCCAATCAGCTCTGCTCGTCctctcccctcctctccctccctcccgtgAACCACCAAAATCCCTCGCCAAACAGTGATAAAGCCGCATTCCGCGTCGGGTTGGGTGGTTGATAAGCCGAAAACCGGAGGGAGAAGCAGCAATCGAGTGCTGCGCTGGTTCGTCCGAACCAATCCCGCCGGGAATCCGGGTCGTTCGACCGCGACTGAGGAGGCGTCTGGGCTCTGGAGGAGCGGTCGTCGGTGAGGAgggatgggcggcggcggcggaggaggaggagcctccgGGCCGGAGCTGTCGACGGACAACATGAAGGGGATAGTCCTGGCGCTGCTCTCCAGCGGCTTCATCGGCGCCAGCTTCATCATCAAGAAGAAGGGTCTCCGTCGGGCCGCCGCCGCGACCGGCGTCCGTGCAGGTCGCCCCCCCTCCTGTCCCTCTCGTACTATTGACCGTGGTACCTGGAGCAGGCCGGTTTTCTGGTCAAAAGATATGTCGACTTTGGTCGGTTTGGAATGTTTTCTGAATTCTGATGAAGTGATGATGGCATGTGCAGGTGTCGGCGGGTACTCGTACCTCATGGAGCCCCTGTGGTGGGTCGGCATGATCACTAGTAAGGTTTCCTCGTGCAACTCCAGTAGAGAATTGggcatgatgcttagagactaaTAGGCGTTTCTGAGCGAAGGTTCCCCTCTTTCAGTGATTGTAGGTGAGATTGCCAATTTCGTGGCATATGCTTTCGCCCCCGCTGTGCTGGTTACTCCCCTTGGAGCGCTCAGCATAATTGTTAGGTCAGCTAGCTCAGAGACTTTCTCCTTGCAATTTGGCAGTTGGATTCATCTTTGTAGTCAAACTAGAATTTGACGTTGATGGTGTCTTCACCCTTCAGTGCAGTGCTGGCTCATTTCATTCTGAATGAGAGGTTGCATGCCCTCGGGGTGCTCGGCTGCGTGATGTGCATTGCAGGGTCTGTGGTCATCGTCATCCACGCTCCACAGGAGCAGGAGATTACTTCGGTTAGGGAAATATGGAACATGGCGACACAACCTGGTAAGGACTATCATCGGTGTGATTCCGTCTTGTACAATTGCTAGCTCTTGATTTGTAGGAAATGAGATATTGTGGCTGATAAGATATATTGGTACTTTCTCTTGCAGCTTTCTTGCTATATGTTGCGTCAGTTATTGTGATTGTTTTTGTCCTGGTGTTCTATTTCTCCCCTCTCTATGGGCAGTCCAATGTGTTGATCTACACTGCCATTTGCTCTTTGATGGGCTCTCTTTCGGTAATGTAACTTCTGCCAGCAGTTCGTATGTTCTCTAAATGTTTAGTTGATTATATTCTAATATATTCTTGCTAGGTAATGTGCTAACTTTTTTCTCATTATCCAGGTTATGAGTGTTAAGGCTCTTGGTACATCATTAAAGCTCACTTTCGAGGGAACAAACCAACTAATATATCCAGAGACTTGGTTCTTTATGCTTGTTGTGGCTACTTGTGTGCTGACTCAGATGAATTATCTGAACAAGGTTTGTTCAACTTGTTACATGTT
This genomic interval carries:
- the LOC136513990 gene encoding leucine-rich repeat extensin-like protein 5, which encodes MDIPTISANPPQPTQAKGYPIHQMPSSAPQPSQHPNMALPHAPPQYSNLPSHIPIVHSQPQQPLQSPAIYNQQLQPPLPQMSRPLSMQSFAHQMHPQVPNSFGLTHANAPQHMLQQPMFHPGANPQTNFLPGQPPLPSQPPPQQLYQASSHYNTQSTTPMGVDRSAPWGRPPEAPISGSHFPGQLPGLPGQMAQGIGGIQAGQAPLTPEMEKMLVQQVLGMLVQRVLGMSAELILS
- the LOC136514353 gene encoding probable magnesium transporter NIPA3 isoform X3 is translated as MGGGGGGGGASGPELSTDNMKGIVLALLSSGFIGASFIIKKKGLRRAAAATGVRAGVGGYSYLMEPLWWVGMITMIVGEIANFVAYAFAPAVLVTPLGALSIIVSAVLAHFILNERLHALGVLGCVMCIAGSVVIVIHAPQEQEITSVREIWNMATQPAFLLYVASVIVIVFVLVFYFSPLYGQSNVLIYTAICSLMGSLSVMSVKALGTSLKLTFEGTNQLIYPETWFFMLVVATCVLTQMNYLNKDWSGQSPGSIISEICGLVVVLSGTILLHVTKDYERIPQSRSVYAPLSPSLTTRLNGELLKHVEDERTSDEEKALRRQEMY
- the LOC136514353 gene encoding probable magnesium transporter NIPA3 isoform X2; this encodes MGGGGGGGGASGPELSTDNMKGIVLALLSSGFIGASFIIKKKGLRRAAAATGVRAGVGGYSYLMEPLWWVGMITMIVGEIANFVAYAFAPAVLVTPLGALSIIVSAVLAHFILNERLHALGVLGCVMCIAGSVVIVIHAPQEQEITSVREIWNMATQPAFLLYVASVIVIVFVLVFYFSPLYGQSNVLIYTAICSLMGSLSVMSVKALGTSLKLTFEGTNQLIYPETWFFMLVVATCVLTQMNYLNKALDTFNTAIVSPIYYPLAEMQGKAAYKDPSGRTLPLTLRKQELRALGCPYIFISYFILPFTPSCTFWILSDIFILLHVFLMHSSALVLYDKTLN
- the LOC136514353 gene encoding probable magnesium transporter NIPA4 isoform X1, with amino-acid sequence MGGGGGGGGASGPELSTDNMKGIVLALLSSGFIGASFIIKKKGLRRAAAATGVRAGVGGYSYLMEPLWWVGMITMIVGEIANFVAYAFAPAVLVTPLGALSIIVSAVLAHFILNERLHALGVLGCVMCIAGSVVIVIHAPQEQEITSVREIWNMATQPAFLLYVASVIVIVFVLVFYFSPLYGQSNVLIYTAICSLMGSLSVMSVKALGTSLKLTFEGTNQLIYPETWFFMLVVATCVLTQMNYLNKALDTFNTAIVSPIYYVMFTTLTILASVIMFKDWSGQSPGSIISEICGLVVVLSGTILLHVTKDYERIPQSRSVYAPLSPSLTTRLNGELLKHVEDERTSDEEKALRRQEMY